GCGAATACTCATTTTGGACAACGGCGGTACCTTCTTTAACCTGTTCGGCAAGCATATAGACGGCCATTAGGAGGTCCAGTGGCTCGAAGCCCGCGACGACCTGTGGCATGCGATATCGATTCGCGATTTCCTCGTACGGCTTGAGACCGATAATTGTACTCACATGTCCAGGCTGAATTAATCCGTCAACACGAATTTCTCCCATTTGGAGGATTGCCTCGATAGCTGGTGGAATTAAACGATGGGCGCTGAGAATCGAAAAAGAGGCGGGAGGTCTTGAATAGATTGCTGAGGCGGTCGTGGGGCTCGTTGTCTCAAACCCAACGGCCATGAAAACGACTTCCTTACCAGTTCTTGCGAGTTTGACAGCTTCATCGATCGAATAAACAACCCTTACATCGAATCCCTGAGCCCTGAGGTCTGCAAGGGAGCCACTAGGCGTCGGTACCGCAAGCATATCTCCAAAAATCGCGAGTGTTTTTCCAGATCGAGCGATCGCCATCGCCTCCTGGATCTCGTAGGAGGTGGTGACACAGACGGGACAGCCTGGTCCCTGCCTGATATCAATGCCTGCCTTTTCGAGAAGACTCTGAAGACCGAATCGAACAAGGGTGTCCTGGTGCGTCCCGCATACGTGCATGAACATCGCATTGATCCCGAGATCCGCTATTCTTTGAACAATTCTCCTTGCGAGTGCTTCATCCCTGAATTTGAACATTACTTTTCCACCACCTTGACCGATGTGACACCACAGCACTTCCCCTTAATGATATCCGCTTGATTGCCGCATTTCGGACAGCTCAAAATCGGAATCGAGAAGTGAAAAGTTCCATCTCCAATATGTTCTGGTGGCCCTTCAAATCCACAGGAGGGGCAGCGCAGTATCGCTTTTTCTGTTTCAATGATCAGTTCGGCACCTTCGAGTATCGTCCCCTTACTCAATATCTCGAACGCAAATCTCAATTGTTCTTCACCAAGAAACGTCAACTCTCCGACAACAAGTACAACTTCTTCGACTTTCTCAATTTCATAATGGCCAAGCTGACCCAGAACAGCGTTGATGATGTCAGACATGACAGAAACTTCATGCATCTTGAAGACCAAGACCTCGTATCACATAATTACTTTTTTGGAAAATTGAATCAAGAAGCGAGAAAGGCAATCGTAAGACTACGAGAATTACTTATATAGAAATTAATATAAAGTGTGATAACCCGATGAACACCAGCAACAAGAAATCCAGGAAAGAATTAACGCTCGAGGCGATCGTCGAAGGAAAGAAGATGGAGGCGTATGTGGAGCATAGGACTAAAGATATGCACGTCTGCTGGATCTGCGGGACAATCGGGTACAAGAAGAAACCGATGAAGAACATCGGTAATCGGTGGATATG
This region of Methanomassiliicoccales archaeon genomic DNA includes:
- the hypD gene encoding hydrogenase formation protein HypD, with translation MFKFRDEALARRIVQRIADLGINAMFMHVCGTHQDTLVRFGLQSLLEKAGIDIRQGPGCPVCVTTSYEIQEAMAIARSGKTLAIFGDMLAVPTPSGSLADLRAQGFDVRVVYSIDEAVKLARTGKEVVFMAVGFETTSPTTASAIYSRPPASFSILSAHRLIPPAIEAILQMGEIRVDGLIQPGHVSTIIGLKPYEEIANRYRMPQVVAGFEPLDLLMAVYMLAEQVKEGTAVVQNEYSRVVKPEGNLKALSLLSEVFKKVDKPWRGFPVIKNSALELKGEFEEYDARKKYADLLTDLSPSEFSTACRCGEVLRGLIPSEDCPLFGTSCTPGNPMGPCMVSREGSCNITYRYRPKD
- the hypA gene encoding hydrogenase maturation nickel metallochaperone HypA; amino-acid sequence: MHEVSVMSDIINAVLGQLGHYEIEKVEEVVLVVGELTFLGEEQLRFAFEILSKGTILEGAELIIETEKAILRCPSCGFEGPPEHIGDGTFHFSIPILSCPKCGNQADIIKGKCCGVTSVKVVEK